A genomic window from Candidatus Methylomirabilis sp. includes:
- a CDS encoding 4Fe-4S dicluster domain-containing protein, which translates to MSEEAKRGWQELPLGALILEPGNAERYATGDWRTLRPVIDFGKCTHCMVCWFFCPDSSILVREGKVVGVDLEHCKGCGICAAVCPVKIRAIGMVEEAEAARAGGNRA; encoded by the coding sequence ATGAGCGAAGAGGCCAAGCGGGGGTGGCAGGAGTTGCCGCTGGGAGCGCTCATCCTCGAGCCCGGCAATGCCGAGCGCTATGCCACCGGGGACTGGCGCACTCTCCGCCCGGTCATTGATTTTGGCAAGTGCACCCACTGCATGGTCTGCTGGTTCTTCTGCCCCGACAGCTCCATCCTCGTGCGGGAGGGGAAAGTCGTGGGGGTGGACCTCGAGCACTGCAAGGGGTGCGGGATCTGCGCGGCCGTCTGCCCCGTGAAGATCCGGGCGATCGGCATGGTGGAAGAGGCAGAGGCGGCCCGCGCCGGAGGGAATCGCGCATGA